Below is a genomic region from Venturia canescens isolate UGA chromosome 1, ASM1945775v1, whole genome shotgun sequence.
GCGGCTTTATCGTGTACTTGTGCGACGAGACATGTGCGAAAATCGGACTAATTTTGAAAGAGCGAAAGAGGAGCAGGAGGAGGTGGTGGtgaattttgtttctcttcGCTCCACGCAAGCTCAATGTGGCTGTCACGCAAAAACAGCTGTCGCGGTGGTGTCGGAGGATACAGAAATGTTTTCCCGAGAATCCTGATATCGTAATATTTCGAAAACCCCTGGGAGGAAAAAGAGACGGAATCCAGTGATGATGAAGTTCAGTGATATCGAGTGAACAATAACCAACGCGTGACATTATTACACTGGTCTCaaagttttttacatttttcccaaaaatatataagaaaaaaaaaatttccgccACATCGGCCGAGTATGCTTCGTTATTTCGAAGCTTATGTAAAAACATAACCGCACTAATATAATAAGATGTGATAAAAATTCCAgctataaattttattctaaTATTCTTAGGGGAATTTAAGAAATATTCTCGAAACAATATAATATTGATACATTTTCATCCCGAGTTTCCGGtgtgttcaattttttcacatatgGAAAACGAACACCGCGATCTcggtaaaaattttttgtgcaAATTGGACCCGTGAATTCgacttttttctatttatcgaATAGATGAGGTTCTACCGCTATGAGCGAATTTTAATCAATTGgtacgttttttattaaatttttccacaattcaaTTATCAACGTTCGACCCTTACTTTTGTTCCATTTCAATATCGCTTCATCGAAAAGAGCTTGTAGAAATATCCAATGCGTTCTTATCAGCTCCCATTTTTCCAAGACCTTGAAAATGTTGTTCGCCGTGTATCAATATGAAATTCTGTCCTATAAATTTGAGGATATATCGTTCGTTGCTGCTATTCTCATTCgttaataaaatttatgtaAATTCGTAGATCCGTTAGGCTCTTTATATTCCATTAATAGCAGAGCAATCGTAAACTTTCAAGGTTAAAATTAATTTCGAGTTTGAGAAATTTGGAACATTTTTGTATTTCCATAAGTAAAACATAGCGAAATCCGCTTATTGGAAAACATTATTGCTTCTTACTCAAATCTTTCTCGCATACAAGTTATTGCGCATGagataattttcatttaatttttttcagaaaaagcCACAAGATCGAAATGCCAAGTTCAAACGTGAAATATGAAATCGCCAGACAGGATCCGGATGGTTCGGATTATTACTTGCAACATGTACCAGAATTCCAAAACGCTTCACGCTGGGAAAAGTCCTTCTGGCACGGAATATTCCagtccatttttttaatttccatatattttattctttccgTCGGATTGACTTTTTATCAACAATGGTTGTACGAAGCCTACGTTAGTATAAATTCGTTGAGATCCATTGTCAATTGGTGTTGGATACAATTCTACTGTCCCCTTGTATACTGAAATGTAGTATCTTTGATCGTTGATCATGGTCGGTTCGCGCGGATAGGTTCAATCTCAAGgataaatggaaaataatgaatttataaGGTTTCTAAATATTTCAGAAATTCCTTCGTCCGTTGAGCGTCGTCCTTTGCCATTTAGTTGTAAAATTTCTTCTTGCTTTATTAGTGAGAAGCGTAAGAAAATGCGCAAAAGGGCGAGAACATTGCCAAGTACCATGGCAAACTATTCTCTCGTCTCTCGCACCACCTGGAATTGCGAGTGGATTAGACGTTGGATTTTCCAATTGGGCCATGTCTCTCATAACTATATCTCTGTAAGTTTGTTCTCTctttaataaaatacttatctcATCGCGTCAttcgatagaattttttttcctctccctaTATGACAAcgaattcacaaaattcgatctcattggatttttatttttttactctaATTGGTAATTTTGTTTGTTCGCAGTTACACTATGACAAAATCAACctccatcattttcattcttggATTCTCTGTTCTTCTCAAactggagaaaaaagtatttgcaaaacgaaaaacaattAGTACGGAGAcgtgagaaaaaacgaataaaataacgaaatgtaATTCCTTTGacggaaaaaaactttttgttcacagTCGTGGTCGCTGGCCGGAGTTGTGGTTATGATATCAATGGGATTGATGATGTTTACGTACAAATCTGTACAATTTGATCTTCTTGGATTTTTGTTATGTCTGTTCGCTGCTTTGTCGAGCGGTTTGCGCTGGACAATGGCACAACTGGTGATGCAAAAATCCAAGCTCGGTATGAGTAACCCTGTCGATATGATGTATTACATGCAACCTTGGATGTTATTCGCCATTTTGCCGGTTGCTCTGTACTTCGAGAGTGAGTACTATTTTTATCAATCTCATAAGTATCGGGCGGACTAGGGATAGGGAAATGGGGGATGCAGGTTGATACCGaccaaaaataatattaatttagATATGAACAAACAATCAGTAGAATCAATATCGCGTGTGGGACAATACTTTTCAAAGAAACGGGTTTTGAACTCGCTCTTTTCATCATCGGTGAAGGATCATGAAATGTAATGCTATAAATAGTTCAGAAAGattatgtttttaaaaaattttttttctctaatcaTAACAATATTTTGATATTAGGTGGTACAATTTACGATAGTTTGCTAACAACTGATTGGAACAATGCGAGTCAAGTATTGTCGACTACGGCAGCCGTTTTAGCAGGTGCCATTCTAGCATTTAATATGGAAATTATGGAATTCGTAGTCGTCACTTACACATCTAGTCTGACGCTTTCTATCACGGGAGTCCTCAAAGTAAGTATTTCGTTAAATGCTATAGAATTAAGAATGAAAGATTTCCGGGTACGATACTTCTCTCGGTACCGGTCACAtaatcttcatttttcatatgaTTCTACATGTCTCGGACAAAATAATCTATTCAATCGTATAATTTTGCTTATCTAGGAAATGTGCATTGTGATATTGGCAGTTGAATTCAAAGGTGATAGTATGACGGGTCTCAATTTCATCGGATTGTTAATGTGCCTCGGTGGTATAGTAATGCACGTTatacaaaaagtattaaaaagttcTAAGGACATGATGGAGAAGCTCGAATTACAATCGAATTCCGTAACAACGATCGACTCCAATTGCGAAGATCAAATGGATTCAAATTTGCCGCTATTGGCACAAAAATCGACATCACTTACGAACCTACTAAATTCAAACTTTAGCTCGGACGAGGAGGAAGACGGGGGGAAATATACTGGTAAAGATAAGGACGACACGACCCAAGTCCTCTTCGATGTTTTACAACGCCGAGAACAGTCATAGTGTTAAATCCGTTCAACTTCGACTTAAGCTATacatttttctaaaattatatacatatattctcGTGAGTGCGTGCgtatgcgtgcgtgtgtgtgtgtgggcgCGCGCGATGGGGTATTGGTACGTCAAAATGGGTACATTGATCGCGAAAGGTGTGAGAAAGAATATTTATATCGAGTATTCTTCCGATTAACATTCCTTCCATCTCATTCGAGCATTTTTACTCGTTGATTTCTAGCTGAAATTTTTCGCTAACGACAGATTCTCAGCCACTTGATTAAAACTATTCTAAAAGCTTTGATCATATATTGATAGCATCGAATTTCTTGTATGAGAATCCTTGCCGAACTCATTTCGTAGCTGGAAACACATGAGTACATATCTCTCAATGACTTGGTTCTCTTTTGATAATGATTCTTCTGTAATTggcattttcttttttgttgaatttgaCTCTAAATGGAAAgcccatttttcattttccaaaacaaaatataagagaaagagagagagagagagcgcgcttTTTACACATTTATAGATTGCGTATCAACAAACGTGACTATTCACTGTTaattcgtttttattattaattcgctGGAgcgataatttttatttcgttggaaaaataaaatgctccaacaaatatatatatatatatttctgtACGCAGAGAACGATTCCCCCAgtggaaacaaaaataaatacatactCTAGGATTAT
It encodes:
- the LOC122405639 gene encoding solute carrier family 35 member C2, whose translation is MPSSNVKYEIARQDPDGSDYYLQHVPEFQNASRWEKSFWHGIFQSIFLISIYFILSVGLTFYQQWLYEAYKFLRPLSVVLCHLVVKFLLALLVRSVRKCAKGREHCQVPWQTILSSLAPPGIASGLDVGFSNWAMSLITISLYTMTKSTSIIFILGFSVLLKLEKKSWSLAGVVVMISMGLMMFTYKSVQFDLLGFLLCLFAALSSGLRWTMAQLVMQKSKLGMSNPVDMMYYMQPWMLFAILPVALYFESGTIYDSLLTTDWNNASQVLSTTAAVLAGAILAFNMEIMEFVVVTYTSSLTLSITGVLKEMCIVILAVEFKGDSMTGLNFIGLLMCLGGIVMHVIQKVLKSSKDMMEKLELQSNSVTTIDSNCEDQMDSNLPLLAQKSTSLTNLLNSNFSSDEEEDGGKYTGKDKDDTTQVLFDVLQRREQS